The proteins below are encoded in one region of Bombus vancouverensis nearcticus chromosome 8, iyBomVanc1_principal, whole genome shotgun sequence:
- the mRpS31 gene encoding mitochondrial ribosomal protein S31 — translation MLATFFLSKSTKTQIILPFQRLNITFNVIRTNLSSSSSDSSSSDSDSDLDAEISNEIRDKLRGIDYLQSAKAARKRRQIEHELTKAAQILTTTSDQDKGKILSVLLDSINKIQTIDNTSSKSKEDEAKDKTRTINNESKEPQKLSTIHKLQSQQKEVRDVSDKVERKYERQKEPSIIEMLKSQSSMRKDIDDKFEKEYERRMEPSVIHKLQSQQKEVRDVSDKVERKYERQKEPSIIEMLKSQSSMRKDIDDKFEKEYERRMEPSVIHKLQSQQKEVRDVSDKVERKYERQKEPSIIEMLKSQSSMRKDIDDKFEKEYERRMEPSVIHKLQSQQKEVRDVSDKVERKYERQKEPSIIEMLKSQSSMRKDIDDKFEKEYERRMEPSVIHKLQSQQKEVRDVSDKLGRKRAPQKKPSIIKMPKYETLRKSSIVAKLMSQQKGSSIIDDNERDNIDYERIFDDFPENTDVPKLKMWDTWEREQLQFLTSKYPTNSFQEMIQWSKEGKLWKFPIDNEQGMEKEQNVHFSKHVFLERELIPWCPPKGPIRHFMELVCVGLSKNPYMTIEEKYNHIMWYKNYFNDKHDLLKKLGILG, via the exons ATGTTAGCTACGTTCTTTCTTTCGAA GAGTACTAAAACTCAAATTATATTGCCATTTCAAAGGTTAAATATTACGTTTAATGTAATAAGAACTAATTTGTCATCATCATCATctgattcttcttcttctgattCTGATTCGGATTTGGATGCTGAAATTTCTAATGAAATTAGAGAT AAATTAAGAGGTATAGACTACTTACAAAGTGCAAAAGCAGCACGAAAAAGAAGACAAATAG AGCATGAGTTAACCAAAGCAGCCCAAATTTTAACTACAACATCAGACCAAGATAAAGGAAAAATTCTTTCAGTTTTGTTAGATAGTATCAATAAAATTCAGACTATAGATAATACATCCAGTAAAAG TAAAGAAGATGAAGCTAAAGATAAGACAAGGACTATTAATAATGAATCTAAAGAACCACAAAAATTATCTACAATTCATAAGCTACAAAGTCAGCAAAAGGAAGTAAGGGATGTTAGTGATAAGGttgaaagaaaatatgaaagacaaaaGGAACCATCAATAATTGAAATGCTTAAAAGCCAGTCAAGTATGAGAAAGGATATTGATGATAAGTTTGAAAAGGAATATGAAAGACGAATGGAACCGTCTGTCATTCATAAGCTACAAAGTCAGCAAAAGGAAGTAAGGGATGTTAGTGATAAGGttgaaagaaaatatgaaagacaaaaGGAACCATCAATAATTGAAATGCTTAAAAGCCAGTCAAGTATGAGAAAGGATATTGATGATAAGTTTGAAAAGGAATATGAAAGACGAATGGAACCGTCTGTCATTCATAAGCTACAAAGTCAGCAAAAGGAAGTAAGGGATGTTAGTGATAAGGttgaaagaaaatatgaaagacaaaaGGAACCATCAATAATTGAAATGCTTAAAAGCCAGTCAAGTATGAGAAAGGATATTGATGATAAGTTTGAAAAGGAATATGAAAGACGAATGGAACCGTCTGTCATTCATAAGCTACAAAGTCAGCAAAAGGAAGTAAGGGATGTTAGTGATAAGGttgaaagaaaatatgaaagacaaaaGGAACCATCAATAATTGAAATGCTTAAAAGCCAGTCAAGTATGAGAAAGGATATTGATGATAAGTTTGAAAAGGAATATGAAAGACGAATGGAACCGTCTGTCATTCATAAGCTACAAAGTCAGCAAAAGGAAGTAAGGGATGTTAGTGATAAGCTTGGAAGGAAACGTGCACCACAAAAGAAACCATCAATAATTAAAATGCCAAAATATGAAACTCTGAGAAAATCATCTATAGTTGCAAAACTAATGAGCCAGCAAAAGGGATCCAGTATCATTGATGATAATGAGAG agaTAATATAGATTATGAAAGAATCTTCGACGATTTTCCGGAAAATACCGATGTTCCTAAACTTAAAATGTGGGACACTTGGGAAAGGGAGCAATTGCAATTTTTAACATCTAAATACCCTACAAATTCATTTCAAGAAATGATTCAATGGTCTAAAGAAGGAAAACTATGGAAATTTCCTATAGATAATGAACAAG GGATGGAAAAGGAGCAAAATGTGCATTTCTCAAAGCATGTATTCTTAGAACGTGAGTTGATACCATGGTGTCCTCCTAAGGGTCCAATACGACATTTTATGGAATTGGTATGTGTTGGACTTTCAAAGAACCCATATATGACAATTGAAGAAAAGTATAATCATATAATGtggtataaaaattattttaacgataaacatgatttattaaaaaaattaggaATTTTAGGATAG
- the wapl gene encoding cohesin release factor wings apart-like isoform X1: protein MTSRSYTKSYSRKVSSVTPGSIQFDKLFRENSNRPSAAKSAGTVGKWGITSFTSIRSTNINGRRDDIHNTFGAKRVKLDYGNQNARVNSGKDPFSFETDPDNKSDVAPPVVKPKKFFKSRNVPPSIEESRQDMAIYRQVPDSHYGRARAQKISPQPPPPPPPPPPQLQPKQSLTKVSNAPAKKVTDTLEGINNDPPIREEGKPPIVLRICKGTARLVYGNVQNTQQPEPETYRISTPLISPTKVDMERKNFNVDVNVKSDHKAVRSQEPIISTVSIPLENSEMRRTTRSRAKNLQLDLTTTSSIVSTAPVTSNSHSSGLSLTLRKSVTDSNNTLISHYDIVKTDCGSTYSCKPAIEPLIGRDQPLPTTTQELIDILSSDSDPMQTRPMMMNTSETEENTEVVPDEVQHCSIDIPTNEVVSGPTLQHELKSESDPVPESGPATEPALGSGTETEPEAEPDPAPEPDPEVETEQTNRIIDNDTATAKTLVDQDWFSGSDDSEGVSGNAENDIALHVTSTVTELQPLNTPCTTIQKPATKKGSIFKSRSTGTTNGNKRRALYKHKWCDSDKESSTTDTSNVGNSTPTTASGSHSGTDPVAYEEEFDPSQLTRVVKYPEADADFEDESDAITSVRCGKKVKGFYTVVKNVKKAHQIQESGEFQEFNDDVEYILDTLRENNPNATRCLSAIRLASKCMAPAFRMHVRAHGTVAKFFKALHDATKDQSLALCTATVMFVLSQDRLAMDLDRDCLELMLSLLESDASHKDALDDCGLSRAELLKNKEKVRQLCADIQAQGHAKHLNLDNITVGQLAMETLLSLTSKRAGEWFKEELRELGGLEHIVKTIRDCHRHINTQNITKSGWTDPLLDKLRKVDRCLRVLENVTHMNEENQVYLLKYENGILVSTLANLYHLCGQEIPIYPTIDPSDKTSTGAVIRECLFAIIKVLINLTHRFNRQSFGSKSLGLQPGVLDCSLYLLLRVPESLPEEKRFDMMMLALILLINLVEQCDDNKQLLIESKAPPSIENIFDAEESGVECLIDLFYKQEELARAEEQKTDAILDGKKDSEQTETVSTTTKSQEEFIEETVTKLLQKAGRHMEHTLIGAYVVLLLGYLIMDNKDYELLVRSRLPDNNFTTMVSVLQKFFNFMNLTASNEVSSCGIAATEKVIKFLKVSDARIEEEKSELPLSALEDPNIMLHLSSS from the exons ATGACGTCCCGTAGTTACACAAAATCTTACAGCCGTAAGGTCAGTAGTGTGACACCTGGGAGTATTCAATTTGATAAGCTTTTTAGGGAAAATAGCAATCGACCTTCCGCTGCTAAATCAGCTGGCACTGTTGGGAAATGGGGTATAACATCTTTTACATCTATAAGGAGTACAAATATCAATG gAAGGAGAGATGATATTCACAATACCTTTGGTGCAAAAAGAGTAAAGCTTGATTATGGAAATCAGAATGCTCGTGTAAATTCTGGGAAAGatccattttcctttgaaaCTGATCCTGACAATAAATCAGATGTTGCACCACCAGTTGTTAAACctaagaaattttttaaaagtagAAATGTTCCACCTTCAATAGAAGAATCTCGCCAGGATATGGCAATATATAGACAAGTACCTGATTCACATTATGGTAGAGCCCGTGCTCAAAAAATCTCTCCacaaccaccaccaccaccaccaccaccaccaccacaaCTACAACCAAAACAATCCTTAACAAAAGTATCAAATGCTCCAGCTAAAAAAGTGACAGATACTTTAGAAGGAATCAATAATGATCCTCCTATTAGAGAAGAAGGGAAACCTCCTATTGTATTGAGAATATGCAAAGGTACAGCACGACTAGTCTATGGGAATGTGCAGAACACTCAACAGCCAGAACCTGAAACATATAGAATTTCTACACCCCTCATCAGTCCCACAAAAGTAGATATGGAACGTAAAAACTTTAATGTGGATGTGAATGTTAAATCTGATCATAAAGCAGTTCGTTCTCAAGAACCCATTATCTCGACTGTATCAATACCTCTAGAAAATTCAGAAATGCGCAGAACTACCCGTAGTCGAGCAAAAAATCTGCAGTTAGATTTAACAACAACATCTTCTATTGTGTCTACAGCACCAGTAACATCCAATTCACATAGTTCTGGTCTTTCTTTAACCCTTAGGAAATCTGTTACTGATTCCAACAATACATTAATATCTCATTATGATATTGTTAAGACTGACTGTGGTTCTACGTACTCTTGTAAGCCAGCAATTGAACCATTAATTGGGCGTGATCAACCACTGCCAACTACAACTCAAGAATTAATTGATATATTGTCAAGTGATTCTGACCCTATGCAAACAAGACCAATGATGATGAATACTTCAGAGACTGAGGAAAATACAGAAGTTGTTCCAGATGAAGTCCAACACTGTTCTATAGATATTCCAACAAATGAAGTAGTTTCTGgacctactttacaacatgaaTTAAAATCAGAATCAGACCCAGTACCAGAATCAGGTCCAGCTACAGAACCAGCATTAGGTTCAGGAACAGAAACAGAACCAGAAGCTGAACCAGATCCAGCTCCAGAACCTGATCCTGAAGTAGAGACAGAACAAACTAACCGTATTATTGATAATGACACAGCTACAGCAAAAACCTTAGTTGATCAAGATTGGTTTTCTGGGAGTGATGACAGTGAAGGTGTGAGTGGTAATGCAGAAAATGATATAGCATTACATGTAACTAGTACAGTCACAGAATTACAACCATTAAATACTCCATGTACAACTATTCAGAAGCCTGCTACTAAGAAAGGTAGTATTTTTAAAAGTCGCTCAACAGGTACTACAAATGGAAATAAAAGAAGAGCTTTGTACAAACACAAGTGGTGTGATAGTGATAAAGAATCTAGTACCACAGATACTTCTAATGTTGGAAATAGTACACCTACTACTGCTTCAGGATCTCATAGTGGTACAGATCCTGTAGCTTATGAAGAAGAATTCGATCCTTCACAATTAACAAGAGTTGTAAAGTACCCTGAAGCTGATGCAGATTTTGAAGATGAATCTGATGCTATAACTAGTGTTCGTTGTGGCAAGAAAGTAAAGGGA TTCTATACTGTagtaaaaaatgtgaaaaaagcTCATCAAATTCAAGAAAGTGGAGAATTTCAAGAGTTTAATGATGATGTTGAATATATATTAGACACTTTAAGAGAAAACAATCCAAATGCTACTCGCTGCCTTTCAGCTATAAGATTGGCAAGCAAATGTATGGCACCTGCATTTCGTATGCATGTACGTGCTCATGGCACTGTTGCTAAATTCTTCAAAGCTCTTCATGATGCAACAAAAGATCAG AGTCTTGCTTTATGTACAGCAACAGTAATGTTTGTATTAAGTCAAGATCGTTTAGCTATGGATTTAGATCGTGATTGTTTAGAATTAATGTTAAGTTTGTTAGAATCTGATGCCAGTCACAAAGATGCACTTGATGATTGTGGCCTTAGTCGGGCAGAACttctaaaaaataaagaaaaagtacGTCAGTTATGTGCTGATATTCAAGCTCAAGGACATGCAAAACATTTAAATCTTGATAATATAACC GTTGGTCAACTTGCTATGGAGACACTCCTTAGTCTTACATCCAAACGTGCTGGTGAATGGTTTAAAGAAGAACTTAGAGAATTGGGAGGTTTAGAGCATATTGTAAAGACTATCAGAGATTGTCATCGCCATATTAATAcccaaaatattacaaaatctgGTTGGACAGATCCATTATTAGACAAATTGCGTAAAGTTGATAGATGTTTACGTGTATTAGAAAAT GTTACTCATATGAATGAGGAAAATCAagtatatttattgaaatatgaGAATGGAATTTTAGTCAGCACTTTAGCAAATTTATATCATCTTTGTGGACAAGAAATTCCTATTTATCCTACTATAGACCCAAGTGATAAAACTTCCACTGGTGCTGTTATTAGAGAATGCTTGTTTGCTATTATTAAAGTTCTTATTAACCTTACACATCGATTTAATAGACAAT CTTTTGGGAGTAAATCACTAGGCCTGCAACCAGGTGTTTTAGATTGCAGTTTGTATCTTTTATTGCGCGTCCCCGAGTCACTTCCTGAAGAGAAACGTTTTGATATGATGATGTTAGCtttgattttattaataaatttagtaGAACAATGTGATGATAATAAACAGCTGCTTATCGAATCTAAAGCTCCCCCatcaatagaaaatatttttgacg CAGAGGAAAGTGGAGTAGAATGTTTAATCGATCTATTTTATAAACAAGAAGAATTAGCACGTGCCGAAGAACAAAAAACCGATGCTATTTTAGATGGTAAAAAAGATTCTGAACAAACAGAAACTGTATCGACAACAACTAAATCTCAAGAGGAATTCATTGAAGAAACTGTCACAAaat TATTACAAAAAGCGGGACGTCATATGGAACATACTTTAATAGGAGCATATGTAGTGCTTTTACTTGGTTACTTAATAATGGATAATAAG GATTATGAATTGTTGGTACGCAGTAGACTTCCAGATAATAATTTTACTACTATGGTGTCTGTACTTCAGAAATTCTTCAATTTCATGAATTTAACGGCAtcg AATGAAGTAAGCAGCTGTGGAATTGCTGCTACTGAAAAGGTGATTAAGTTCCTAAAAGTCTCAGATGCCCGCATTGAAGAAGAGAAAAGCGAATTACCATTATCAGCTTTAGAAGATCCAAACATAATGCTCCATTTATCTTCGTCTTGA
- the wapl gene encoding cohesin release factor wings apart-like isoform X2: MTSRSYTKSYSRKVSSVTPGSIQFDKLFRENSNRPSAAKSAGTVGKWGITSFTSIRSTNINGRRDDIHNTFGAKRVKLDYGNQNARVNSGKDPFSFETDPDNKSDVAPPVVKPKKFFKSRNVPPSIEESRQDMAIYRQVPDSHYGRARAQKISPQPPPPPPPPPPQLQPKQSLTKVSNAPAKKVTDTLEGINNDPPIREEGKPPIVLRICKGTARLVYGNVQNTQQPEPETYRISTPLISPTKVDMERKNFNVDVNVKSDHKAVRSQEPIISTVSIPLENSEMRRTTRSRAKNLQLDLTTTSSIVSTAPVTSNSHSSGLSLTLRKSVTDSNNTLISHYDIVKTDCGSTYSCKPAIEPLIGRDQPLPTTTQELIDILSSDSDPMQTRPMMMNTSETEENTEVVPDEVQHCSIDIPTNEVVSGPTLQHELKSESDPVPESGPATEPALGSGTETEPEAEPDPAPEPDPEVETEQTNRIIDNDTATAKTLVDQDWFSGSDDSEGVSGNAENDIALHVTSTVTELQPLNTPCTTIQKPATKKGSIFKSRSTGTTNGNKRRALYKHKWCDSDKESSTTDTSNVGNSTPTTASGSHSGTDPVAYEEEFDPSQLTRVVKYPEADADFEDESDAITSVRCGKKVKGFYTVVKNVKKAHQIQESGEFQEFNDDVEYILDTLRENNPNATRCLSAIRLASKCMAPAFRMHVRAHGTVAKFFKALHDATKDQSLALCTATVMFVLSQDRLAMDLDRDCLELMLSLLESDASHKDALDDCGLSRAELLKNKEKVRQLCADIQAQGHAKHLNLDNITVGQLAMETLLSLTSKRAGEWFKEELRELGGLEHIVKTIRDCHRHINTQNITKSGWTDPLLDKLRKVDRCLRVLENVTHMNEENQVYLLKYENGILVSTLANLYHLCGQEIPIYPTIDPSDKTSTGAVIRECLFAIIKVLINLTHRFNRQSFGSKSLGLQPGVLDCSLYLLLRVPESLPEEKRFDMMMLALILLINLVEQCDDNKQLLIESKAPPSIENIFDEESGVECLIDLFYKQEELARAEEQKTDAILDGKKDSEQTETVSTTTKSQEEFIEETVTKLLQKAGRHMEHTLIGAYVVLLLGYLIMDNKDYELLVRSRLPDNNFTTMVSVLQKFFNFMNLTASNEVSSCGIAATEKVIKFLKVSDARIEEEKSELPLSALEDPNIMLHLSSS, from the exons ATGACGTCCCGTAGTTACACAAAATCTTACAGCCGTAAGGTCAGTAGTGTGACACCTGGGAGTATTCAATTTGATAAGCTTTTTAGGGAAAATAGCAATCGACCTTCCGCTGCTAAATCAGCTGGCACTGTTGGGAAATGGGGTATAACATCTTTTACATCTATAAGGAGTACAAATATCAATG gAAGGAGAGATGATATTCACAATACCTTTGGTGCAAAAAGAGTAAAGCTTGATTATGGAAATCAGAATGCTCGTGTAAATTCTGGGAAAGatccattttcctttgaaaCTGATCCTGACAATAAATCAGATGTTGCACCACCAGTTGTTAAACctaagaaattttttaaaagtagAAATGTTCCACCTTCAATAGAAGAATCTCGCCAGGATATGGCAATATATAGACAAGTACCTGATTCACATTATGGTAGAGCCCGTGCTCAAAAAATCTCTCCacaaccaccaccaccaccaccaccaccaccaccacaaCTACAACCAAAACAATCCTTAACAAAAGTATCAAATGCTCCAGCTAAAAAAGTGACAGATACTTTAGAAGGAATCAATAATGATCCTCCTATTAGAGAAGAAGGGAAACCTCCTATTGTATTGAGAATATGCAAAGGTACAGCACGACTAGTCTATGGGAATGTGCAGAACACTCAACAGCCAGAACCTGAAACATATAGAATTTCTACACCCCTCATCAGTCCCACAAAAGTAGATATGGAACGTAAAAACTTTAATGTGGATGTGAATGTTAAATCTGATCATAAAGCAGTTCGTTCTCAAGAACCCATTATCTCGACTGTATCAATACCTCTAGAAAATTCAGAAATGCGCAGAACTACCCGTAGTCGAGCAAAAAATCTGCAGTTAGATTTAACAACAACATCTTCTATTGTGTCTACAGCACCAGTAACATCCAATTCACATAGTTCTGGTCTTTCTTTAACCCTTAGGAAATCTGTTACTGATTCCAACAATACATTAATATCTCATTATGATATTGTTAAGACTGACTGTGGTTCTACGTACTCTTGTAAGCCAGCAATTGAACCATTAATTGGGCGTGATCAACCACTGCCAACTACAACTCAAGAATTAATTGATATATTGTCAAGTGATTCTGACCCTATGCAAACAAGACCAATGATGATGAATACTTCAGAGACTGAGGAAAATACAGAAGTTGTTCCAGATGAAGTCCAACACTGTTCTATAGATATTCCAACAAATGAAGTAGTTTCTGgacctactttacaacatgaaTTAAAATCAGAATCAGACCCAGTACCAGAATCAGGTCCAGCTACAGAACCAGCATTAGGTTCAGGAACAGAAACAGAACCAGAAGCTGAACCAGATCCAGCTCCAGAACCTGATCCTGAAGTAGAGACAGAACAAACTAACCGTATTATTGATAATGACACAGCTACAGCAAAAACCTTAGTTGATCAAGATTGGTTTTCTGGGAGTGATGACAGTGAAGGTGTGAGTGGTAATGCAGAAAATGATATAGCATTACATGTAACTAGTACAGTCACAGAATTACAACCATTAAATACTCCATGTACAACTATTCAGAAGCCTGCTACTAAGAAAGGTAGTATTTTTAAAAGTCGCTCAACAGGTACTACAAATGGAAATAAAAGAAGAGCTTTGTACAAACACAAGTGGTGTGATAGTGATAAAGAATCTAGTACCACAGATACTTCTAATGTTGGAAATAGTACACCTACTACTGCTTCAGGATCTCATAGTGGTACAGATCCTGTAGCTTATGAAGAAGAATTCGATCCTTCACAATTAACAAGAGTTGTAAAGTACCCTGAAGCTGATGCAGATTTTGAAGATGAATCTGATGCTATAACTAGTGTTCGTTGTGGCAAGAAAGTAAAGGGA TTCTATACTGTagtaaaaaatgtgaaaaaagcTCATCAAATTCAAGAAAGTGGAGAATTTCAAGAGTTTAATGATGATGTTGAATATATATTAGACACTTTAAGAGAAAACAATCCAAATGCTACTCGCTGCCTTTCAGCTATAAGATTGGCAAGCAAATGTATGGCACCTGCATTTCGTATGCATGTACGTGCTCATGGCACTGTTGCTAAATTCTTCAAAGCTCTTCATGATGCAACAAAAGATCAG AGTCTTGCTTTATGTACAGCAACAGTAATGTTTGTATTAAGTCAAGATCGTTTAGCTATGGATTTAGATCGTGATTGTTTAGAATTAATGTTAAGTTTGTTAGAATCTGATGCCAGTCACAAAGATGCACTTGATGATTGTGGCCTTAGTCGGGCAGAACttctaaaaaataaagaaaaagtacGTCAGTTATGTGCTGATATTCAAGCTCAAGGACATGCAAAACATTTAAATCTTGATAATATAACC GTTGGTCAACTTGCTATGGAGACACTCCTTAGTCTTACATCCAAACGTGCTGGTGAATGGTTTAAAGAAGAACTTAGAGAATTGGGAGGTTTAGAGCATATTGTAAAGACTATCAGAGATTGTCATCGCCATATTAATAcccaaaatattacaaaatctgGTTGGACAGATCCATTATTAGACAAATTGCGTAAAGTTGATAGATGTTTACGTGTATTAGAAAAT GTTACTCATATGAATGAGGAAAATCAagtatatttattgaaatatgaGAATGGAATTTTAGTCAGCACTTTAGCAAATTTATATCATCTTTGTGGACAAGAAATTCCTATTTATCCTACTATAGACCCAAGTGATAAAACTTCCACTGGTGCTGTTATTAGAGAATGCTTGTTTGCTATTATTAAAGTTCTTATTAACCTTACACATCGATTTAATAGACAAT CTTTTGGGAGTAAATCACTAGGCCTGCAACCAGGTGTTTTAGATTGCAGTTTGTATCTTTTATTGCGCGTCCCCGAGTCACTTCCTGAAGAGAAACGTTTTGATATGATGATGTTAGCtttgattttattaataaatttagtaGAACAATGTGATGATAATAAACAGCTGCTTATCGAATCTAAAGCTCCCCCatcaatagaaaatatttttgacg AGGAAAGTGGAGTAGAATGTTTAATCGATCTATTTTATAAACAAGAAGAATTAGCACGTGCCGAAGAACAAAAAACCGATGCTATTTTAGATGGTAAAAAAGATTCTGAACAAACAGAAACTGTATCGACAACAACTAAATCTCAAGAGGAATTCATTGAAGAAACTGTCACAAaat TATTACAAAAAGCGGGACGTCATATGGAACATACTTTAATAGGAGCATATGTAGTGCTTTTACTTGGTTACTTAATAATGGATAATAAG GATTATGAATTGTTGGTACGCAGTAGACTTCCAGATAATAATTTTACTACTATGGTGTCTGTACTTCAGAAATTCTTCAATTTCATGAATTTAACGGCAtcg AATGAAGTAAGCAGCTGTGGAATTGCTGCTACTGAAAAGGTGATTAAGTTCCTAAAAGTCTCAGATGCCCGCATTGAAGAAGAGAAAAGCGAATTACCATTATCAGCTTTAGAAGATCCAAACATAATGCTCCATTTATCTTCGTCTTGA
- the Ski6 gene encoding exosome complex component Ski6 encodes MIEAENIEDQSGLRPDGRRALELRQIRVKMGVFGQADGSAYIEQGNTKILVTVYGPHQPRGSTGRNTTKGIVNCQYSMAVFSLSSGERKRKPRGDRKSQERSLQLKHAMEAIIHLEIYPRSQIDIYVEALQVDGSEYCTSVNAATLALIDAGIPIKNYAIGCTVTLINNPSSEDEDNTLGRGVLDANYLEECAPGVTLSVVALPNSDSKSKDGLIVVAQGAGQRLHLSQFESLKARVLYGCQDIKTILDHAVRQYLTEQSLPSLFHVALN; translated from the exons ATGATCGAAGCAGAAAATATTGAAGATCAAAGTGGGCTACGTCCAGATGGTAGGCGAGCATTAGAATTAAGGCAGATTCGTGTAAAAATGGGTGTTTTTGGTCAAGCTGATGGAAGTGCTTATATCGAACAGGGTAACACTAAAATTTTGGTTACAGTATATGGGCCTCATCAG CCAAGAGGTTCTACAGGAAGAAATACAACTAAAGGCATAGTGAATTGTCAATATAGCATGGCGGTATTTAGTTTATCTTCTGGAGAACGTAAACGCAAACCAAGAGGAGATAGAAAGTCGCAAGAAAGATCTCTTCAATTAAAACATGCAATGGAAGCCATAATACATTTAGAAATATATCCTCGCTCACAGATAGATATTTATGTAGAAGCATTACAAGTTGATGGAAGTGAATATTGTACATCTGTAAATGCAGCTACACTTGCTTTAATTGATGCTGGAATTCCTATCAAg AATTATGCTATAGGTTGCACTGTAACATTAATTAATAATCCATCTTCGGAAGATGAAGATAATACATTAGGGAGAGGAGTACTAGATGCAAATTATCTAGAAGAATGTGCTCCTGGTGTTACTTTGTCTGTTGTTGCATTACCAAATAGTGATAGTAAATCAAAAGATGGTTTGATAGTAGTAGCGCAAGGAGCAGGCCAAAGGTTGCATTTGTCTCAATTTGAGTCTTTAAAAGCTCGTGTATTATATGGATGTCAAGATATAAAAACTATTTTAGATCATGCAGTTAGACAATATCTAACAGAACAATcacttccttctctttttcacgTTGCATTAAATTAG